One window from the genome of Nicotiana sylvestris chromosome 9, ASM39365v2, whole genome shotgun sequence encodes:
- the LOC104218608 gene encoding uncharacterized protein, producing the protein MDLEVAGKKRLLQLNELDEFRLHSYENAKLYKEKKKRWHDKNIKSRHFESGQQVLLFNSRLRLFPGKLKSRWSGPFEVVRVTPYGAIDLRALNGERKFLVNRHRVKHYWGGIIDHEKTKVVLVDQ; encoded by the coding sequence ATGGACCTTGAAGTAGCAGGCAAGAAAAGACTTTTGCAGTTGAATGAGTTAGATGAGTTCAGGTTGCACTCTTATGAAAATGCTAAGCTttataaggaaaagaaaaaacgATGGCATGACAAGAACATCAAGTCGCGTCACTTTGAGTCAGGCCAGCAGGTGTTATTATTCAATTCTAGGCTAAGGCTATTTCCTGGAAAGCTAAAATCGAGATGGTCAGGCCCGTTTGAGGTGGTGAGAGTCACTCCTTATGGTGCAATTGACCTGCGAGCTTTAAATGGTGAAAGGAAATTTTTGGTGAATAGACATAGAGTTAAGCACTATTGGGGAGGAATAATTGATCATGAGAAGACCAAAGTTGTACTCGTTGATCAGTGA